A stretch of Canis lupus baileyi chromosome 7, mCanLup2.hap1, whole genome shotgun sequence DNA encodes these proteins:
- the YIPF3 gene encoding protein YIPF3: MATTAAPAGGARSGAGPEWGGFEENIQGGGSAVIDMENMDDTSGSSFEDMGELHQRLREEEVDADAAAAEEEDGEFLGMKGFKGQLSRQVADQMWQAGKRQASRAFSLYANIDILRPYFDVEPAQVRSRLLESMIPVKMVSFPQKIAGELYGPLMLVFTLVAILLHGMKTSDTIIREGTLMGTAIGTCFGYWLGVSSFIYFLAYLCNAQITMLQMLALLGYGLFGHCIVLFITYNIHLHALFYLFWLLVGGLSTLRMVAVLVSRTVGPTQRLLLCGTLAALHMLFLLYLHFAYHKVVEGILDTLEGPNIPPMQRVPRDIPAALPAARLSATVLNATAKAVAVTLQSH; encoded by the exons ATGGCAACTACGGCGGCGCCGGCTGGCGGCGCCCGAAGCGGGGCCGGCCCGGAATGGGGAGGGTTCGAAGAAAACATCCAG GGTGGGGGCTCAGCTGTGATTGACATGGAGAACATGGATGATACCTCAGGCTCCAGCTTTGAGGATATGGGTGAACTGCATCAGCGCCTGCGTGAAGAAGAAGTAGATGCTGATGCAGCTGCTGCTGAAGAAGAGGATGGGGAGTTCCTGGGCATGAAGGGCTTTAAGGGACAGCTGAGCCGGCAAGTGGCAGATCAG ATGTGGCAGGCAGGGAAGAGACAAGCCTCCAGGGCCTTCAGCTTGTATGCCAACATCGACATCCTGAGACCCTATTTCGATGTGGAGCCAGCCCAGGTGCGAAGCAG gcTCCTGGAGTCCATGATCCCTGTCAAGATGGTCAGCTTCCCCCAG AAAATTGCAGGTGAACTCTATGGACCTCTCATGCTGGTCTTCACGCTGGTTGCCATCCTCCTCCATGGGATGAAGACATCTGACACCATTATC CGGGAGGGCACCCTGATGGGCACAGCCATTGGCACCTGCTTCGGCTACTGGCTGGGTGTCTCGTCCTTCATTTACTTCCTCGCCTACCTGTGCAACGCCCAGATCACCATGCTCCAGATGCTGGCACTGCTG GGCTACGGCCTCTTTGGGCACTGCATTGTCCTGTTCATCACCTATAATATCCACCTCCATGCCCTCTTCTACCTCTTCTGGTTGCTGGTGGGTGGGCTTTCAACCCTCCGCATG GTGGCAGTGCTGGTGTCCAGGACTGTGGGCCCCACTCAGCGGCTGCTTCTCTGTggcaccctggctgccctgcacATGCTCTTCCTGCTGTATCTGCATTTTGCCTACCACAAGGTGGTGGAGG GGATCCTGGACACGTTGGAGGGCCCCAACATCCCGCCCATGCAGAGGGTCCCCAGAGACATCCCTGCTGCACTCCCTGCTGCTAGGCTCTCTGCTACTGTACTCAACGCCACAGCCAAGGCTGTCGCGGTGACCCTGCAATCACACTGA
- the TJAP1 gene encoding tight junction-associated protein 1 isoform X4, producing MKLLQQENEELRRRLASATRRTEALERELEIGQDCLELELGQSREELDKFKDKFRRLQNSYTASQRTNQELEDKLHTLASLSHSWIFAIKKAEMDRKTLDWEIVELTNKLLDAKNTINKLEELNERYRLDCNLAVQLLKCNKSHFRNHKFADLPCELQDMVRKHLHSGQEAASLGPTASLAPGAVVPTSVIARVLEKPESLLLNSAQSGSAGRPLAEDVFVHVDMSGGGSGDSAGPPALGSPIPQPNGECHSLGTAGASPEEELALPTFEKLSPYPTPSPPHPLYPGRKVIEFSEDKVRIPRNSPLPNCTYATRQAISLSLVEEGSERARPSPVPSSPASAQASPHREPSPLPPALHAPASSEEDLLASWQRAFVDRTPPPAAVAQRTAFGRDALPDLQRHFALSPTDRDEEVLAPSPPGESGLLLPMEADSGLLREEEELNLPISPEEECQSLLPSDRGAEEGSVSSQASGRAWALPSSSRPQRSPKRMGVHHLHRKDSLTQAQEQGNLLN from the exons ATGAA gcttttGCAACAGGAGAATGAGGAGCTCCGCAGGCGCCTGGCCTCGGCCACCAGACGCACTGAGGCCCTGGAGCGCGAGCTGGAGATTGGGCAGGACTgcttggagctggagctgggtcAGAGCCGCGAGGAGCTGGACAAGTTTAAGGACAAGTTCCGCAG GCTTCAGAATAGCTACACGGCCTCTCAGAGGACCAACCAGGAGCTGGAGGACAAGCTGCACACGCTG GCCTCTCTTAGCCACAGCTGGATCTTTGCA ATTAAGAAGGCCGAGATGGATAGGAAGACACTGGACTGGGAGATCGTGGAGCTGACCAATAAGCTGCTAGACGCCAAGAACACCATCAACAAGCTGGAGGAGCTCAAT GAGCGGTACCGGCTGGACTGCAACCTGGCTGTGCAGCTCCTCAAGTGCAACAAGTCCCACTTCCGCAACCACAAGTTCGCTGAT CTACCCTGTGAGCTACAGGACATGGTTCGGAAACATCTGCACAGTGGTCAAGAAGCCGCCAGCCTGGGCCCCACTGCTAGCCTGGCACCGGGGGCTGTGGTACCCACGTCGGTCATTGCCCGAGTGTTAGAGAAGCCAGAGTCTCTCCTGCTCAATTCAGCCCAGTCGGGCAGTGCCGGGCGCCCCTTGGCCGAGGATGTCTTTGTGCACGTGGACATGAGTGGGGGTGGCTCGGGTGACTCAGCTGGTCCCccggccctgggcagccccattCCACAACCCAATGGAGAATGCCACTCTCTGGGCACTGCTGGGGCTTCCCCAGAGGAGGAGTTAGCCCTGCCAACCTTTGAGAAGCTGagcccctaccccaccccatctccaccACACCCGCTATATCCTGGCCGCAAGGTAATAGAGTTCTCTGAGGATAAGGTGCGAATCCCCCGCAACAGCCCCCTGCCCAACTGCACGTACGCTACCCGCCAGGCTATTTCCTTGAGCCTGGTGGAGGAGGGCAGTGAGCGGGCCCGCCCCAGCCCAGTGCCCAGCAGCCCTGCCTCGGCCCAGGCCTCGCCCCACCGTGaacccagccccctccccccagcactcCACGCCCCTGCCAGCTCTGAGGAGGACCTGCTAGCTAGCTGGCAGCGGGCATTCGTGGACCGCACTCCACCTCCAGCTGCCGTGGCCCAGCGCACAGCCTTTGGACGGGATGCACTCCCTGACCTGCAGCGCCACTTTGCTCTTAGCCCCACTGACAGAGACGAGGAGGTTTTGGCACCTTCCCCACCTGGTGAGAGTGGGCTTTTGCTGCCAATGGAAGCGGACTCTGGCCTTCTCAGGGAGGAAGAAGAGCTGAACCTGCCCATCAGCCCTGAGGAAGAATGCCAGAGTCTGCTGCCCAGTGACCGTGGCGCCGAGGAGGGCTCAGTCTCTTCTCAGGCTTCGGGCAGGGCCTGGGCACTCCCCAGCTCCAGCCGCCCCCAGCGCAGCCCCAAGAGGATGGGGGTGCACCACCTGCACCGCAAGGACAGCCTGacccaggcccaggagcagggcaACCTGCTCAACTAG
- the TJAP1 gene encoding tight junction-associated protein 1 isoform X1 → MQAEELSPPRMTSAASAKKPYRKAPPEHRELRLEVPGSRLEQEEPLTDAERMKLLQQENEELRRRLASATRRTEALERELEIGQDCLELELGQSREELDKFKDKFRRLQNSYTASQRTNQELEDKLHTLASLSHSWIFAIKKAEMDRKTLDWEIVELTNKLLDAKNTINKLEELNERYRLDCNLAVQLLKCNKSHFRNHKFADLPCELQDMVRKHLHSGQEAASLGPTASLAPGAVVPTSVIARVLEKPESLLLNSAQSGSAGRPLAEDVFVHVDMSGGGSGDSAGPPALGSPIPQPNGECHSLGTAGASPEEELALPTFEKLSPYPTPSPPHPLYPGRKVIEFSEDKVRIPRNSPLPNCTYATRQAISLSLVEEGSERARPSPVPSSPASAQASPHREPSPLPPALHAPASSEEDLLASWQRAFVDRTPPPAAVAQRTAFGRDALPDLQRHFALSPTDRDEEVLAPSPPGESGLLLPMEADSGLLREEEELNLPISPEEECQSLLPSDRGAEEGSVSSQASGRAWALPSSSRPQRSPKRMGVHHLHRKDSLTQAQEQGNLLN, encoded by the exons CAGGCTGAGGAGCTCTCACCTCCCAGAATGACCAGTGCAGCCTCGGCTAAGAAACCATACCGTAAGGCACCACCTGAGCATCGGGAGTTGCGGCTGGAGGTTCCAGGATCCCGGCTGGAGCAGGAG GAGCCCCTGACTGATGCGGAGAGGATGAA gcttttGCAACAGGAGAATGAGGAGCTCCGCAGGCGCCTGGCCTCGGCCACCAGACGCACTGAGGCCCTGGAGCGCGAGCTGGAGATTGGGCAGGACTgcttggagctggagctgggtcAGAGCCGCGAGGAGCTGGACAAGTTTAAGGACAAGTTCCGCAG GCTTCAGAATAGCTACACGGCCTCTCAGAGGACCAACCAGGAGCTGGAGGACAAGCTGCACACGCTG GCCTCTCTTAGCCACAGCTGGATCTTTGCA ATTAAGAAGGCCGAGATGGATAGGAAGACACTGGACTGGGAGATCGTGGAGCTGACCAATAAGCTGCTAGACGCCAAGAACACCATCAACAAGCTGGAGGAGCTCAAT GAGCGGTACCGGCTGGACTGCAACCTGGCTGTGCAGCTCCTCAAGTGCAACAAGTCCCACTTCCGCAACCACAAGTTCGCTGAT CTACCCTGTGAGCTACAGGACATGGTTCGGAAACATCTGCACAGTGGTCAAGAAGCCGCCAGCCTGGGCCCCACTGCTAGCCTGGCACCGGGGGCTGTGGTACCCACGTCGGTCATTGCCCGAGTGTTAGAGAAGCCAGAGTCTCTCCTGCTCAATTCAGCCCAGTCGGGCAGTGCCGGGCGCCCCTTGGCCGAGGATGTCTTTGTGCACGTGGACATGAGTGGGGGTGGCTCGGGTGACTCAGCTGGTCCCccggccctgggcagccccattCCACAACCCAATGGAGAATGCCACTCTCTGGGCACTGCTGGGGCTTCCCCAGAGGAGGAGTTAGCCCTGCCAACCTTTGAGAAGCTGagcccctaccccaccccatctccaccACACCCGCTATATCCTGGCCGCAAGGTAATAGAGTTCTCTGAGGATAAGGTGCGAATCCCCCGCAACAGCCCCCTGCCCAACTGCACGTACGCTACCCGCCAGGCTATTTCCTTGAGCCTGGTGGAGGAGGGCAGTGAGCGGGCCCGCCCCAGCCCAGTGCCCAGCAGCCCTGCCTCGGCCCAGGCCTCGCCCCACCGTGaacccagccccctccccccagcactcCACGCCCCTGCCAGCTCTGAGGAGGACCTGCTAGCTAGCTGGCAGCGGGCATTCGTGGACCGCACTCCACCTCCAGCTGCCGTGGCCCAGCGCACAGCCTTTGGACGGGATGCACTCCCTGACCTGCAGCGCCACTTTGCTCTTAGCCCCACTGACAGAGACGAGGAGGTTTTGGCACCTTCCCCACCTGGTGAGAGTGGGCTTTTGCTGCCAATGGAAGCGGACTCTGGCCTTCTCAGGGAGGAAGAAGAGCTGAACCTGCCCATCAGCCCTGAGGAAGAATGCCAGAGTCTGCTGCCCAGTGACCGTGGCGCCGAGGAGGGCTCAGTCTCTTCTCAGGCTTCGGGCAGGGCCTGGGCACTCCCCAGCTCCAGCCGCCCCCAGCGCAGCCCCAAGAGGATGGGGGTGCACCACCTGCACCGCAAGGACAGCCTGacccaggcccaggagcagggcaACCTGCTCAACTAG
- the POLR1C gene encoding DNA-directed RNA polymerases I and III subunit RPAC1 has protein sequence MAAAQAVQEMRTRVVLGEFGVRNVHTTDFPGNYSGYDDAWDQDRFEKNFRVDVVHMDENSLEFDMVGIDAAIANAFRRILLAEVPTMAVEKVLVYNNTSIVQDEILAHRLGLIPIHADPRLFEYRNQGDDEGTEIDTLQFRLQVRCTRNPHAAKDSSDPNELYVNHKVYSRHMTWVPLGNQADLFPEGTIRPVHDDILIAQLRPGQEIDLLMHCVKGIGKDHAKFSPVATASYRLLPDITLLEPVEGDAAEELSRCFSPGVIEVQEVQGKKVARVANPRLDTFSREVFRKEKLKKVVRLARVRDHYIFSVESTGVLPPDVLVSEAIKVLMGKCRRFLDELDAVQMD, from the exons ATGGCGGCCGCCCAGGCGGTGCAAGAGATGCGGACCCGCGTGGTTCTAGGGGAGTTCGGGGTTCGCAAT GTTCATACCACCGACTTTCCCGGTAACTATTCCGGCTATGATGATGCCTGGGACCAAGACCGCTTCGAGAAG AATTTCCGTGTGGATGTAGTGCACATGGATGAAAACTCATTGGAGTTCGACATGGTGGGAATTGATGCAGCCATTGCCAATGCTTTTCGACGCATTTTATTAGCTGAG GTGCCAACCATGGCTGTGGAAAAGGTCCTGGTGTACAACAACACATCCATTGTCCAGGATGAGATCCTTGCTCATCGCTTGGGGCTTATTCCCATTCATGCTGATCCTCGTCTGTTTGAGTATCGGAACCAAG GGGATGATGAAGGCACAGAGATAGATACTCTGCAGTTTCGGCTTCAAGTCAGGTGCACACGGAACCCCCATGCTGCTAAAGATTCCTCTGACCCCAATGAACTCTATGTGAACCACAAAG TGTACTCCAGGCACATGACATGGGTGCCCCTGGGGAATCAGGCTGACCTCTTCCCAGAGGGCACGATCAGACCCGTGCATGATGATATCCTCATTGCTCAGCTGAGGCCTGGCCAGGAGATTGACCTACTCATGCACTGTGTCAAGGGCATTG GAAAAGATCATGCCAAGTTTTCACCTGTGGCAACAGCCAGTTACAGGCTCCTGCCAGACATCACCCTGCTTGAGCCCGTGGAAGGGGATGCAGCGGAGGAGCTGAGCCGATGCTTCTCACCTGGTGTCATTGAGGTGCAGGAAGTCCAAG GTAAAAAGGTGGCCAGGGTGGCCAATCCCCGGCTAGATACCTTCAGCAGGGAAGTGTTCCGGAAGGAGAAGCTGAAGAAGGTTGTCCGCCTTGCGCGGGTTCGAGACCATTACATCT tCTCTGTCGAGTCAACAGGGGTGTTACCACCAGATGTGCTAGTGAGTGAAGCCATCAAGGTGCTGATGGGGAAGTGCCGACGGTTCTTGGATGAACTGGATGCAGTTCAGATGGACTGA
- the LRRC73 gene encoding leucine-rich repeat-containing protein 73, producing the protein MLPSSIQISGEPLSGAEVRDICRGLRDNAVRLLSLRGCRLCDRDFGRICRALAGATSLAQLNLNLGVVSSPSRIKQLAEALRTNRSIQSLFLHGSPLTDAGLALLNPALALHPALVALDLGDCMLGDEAINLICGLLPPDGAKSGLKELTLSANPGITPKGWSRLAIAVAHSSQVRVLNLDYNPLGDHVAGMLAVAVASSRTLEVLDLEGTGLTNQSAQTLLDMVENYPTALRSLVLAENSISPELQQQICDLLSEGEEEEEVAGGAGDTQERERGREPAAHQRSSSSWMCPSDPSSQMVLMTSGLGDSLLAETEM; encoded by the exons ATGCTGCCCAGCTCCATCCAGATTTCGGGGGAGCCGCTGTCAGGCGCCGAGGTGCGGGACATCTGCCGCGGCCTGCGCGACAACGCCGTGCGCCTGCTCTCGCTGCGCGGCTGCCGCCTCTGCGACCGCGACTTCGGCCGCATCTGCCGGGCCCTGGCCGGGGCCACGTCCCTGGCGCAGCTCAACCTTAACCTGGGCGTCGTGTCCAGCCCCAGCCGCATCAAGCAGCTGGCGGAGGCGCTGCGGACCAACCGCTCCATCCAGTCCCTCTT CCTGCATGGGAGCCCCCTGACAGATGCGGGGCTGGCCTTGCTGAACCCAGCCCTGGCCCTCCACCCTGCCCTTGTGGCTCTGGACCTGGGGGACTGCATGCTGGGTGATGAAGCCATCAACCTCATCTGTGGCCTCCTGCCCCCAGATGGAGCCAAGTCAG GCTTGAAGGAGCTAACGCTGAGTGCCAACCCTGGCATCACCCCCAAGGGCTGGAGCCGCCTCGCGATTGCCGTGGCCCACAGCTCCCAGGTCCGCGTCCTCAATCTGGACTACAACCCGCTGG GTGACCACGTGGCAGGGATGCTGGCTGTAGCTGTGGCCTCCAGCCGCACCCTAGAGGTCCTAGACTTGGAGGGCACGGGGCTTACCAACCAGTCAGCTCAG ACCCTGCTGGACATGGTAGAAAACTACCCCACGGCTTTGCGGAGCCTGGTGTTGGCTGAGAACAGCATTAGCCCAGAGCTGCAGCAGCAGATCTGTGACCTCCTGtcggagggagaggaggaggaagaggtggcgGGAGGGGCTGGTGACACCCAGGAACGAGAGAGGGGGCGAGAGCCTGCTGCCCACCAGAGGAGCAGCAGCTCTTGGATGTGCCCCAGTG aTCCCAGCTCTCAGATGGTGCTCATGACTTCAGGACTAGGTGACAGTCTGTTGGCTGAGACCGAGATGTGA
- the TJAP1 gene encoding tight junction-associated protein 1 isoform X3 has translation MTSAASAKKPYRKAPPEHRELRLEVPGSRLEQEEPLTDAERMKLLQQENEELRRRLASATRRTEALERELEIGQDCLELELGQSREELDKFKDKFRRLQNSYTASQRTNQELEDKLHTLASLSHSWIFAIKKAEMDRKTLDWEIVELTNKLLDAKNTINKLEELNERYRLDCNLAVQLLKCNKSHFRNHKFADLPCELQDMVRKHLHSGQEAASLGPTASLAPGAVVPTSVIARVLEKPESLLLNSAQSGSAGRPLAEDVFVHVDMSGGGSGDSAGPPALGSPIPQPNGECHSLGTAGASPEEELALPTFEKLSPYPTPSPPHPLYPGRKVIEFSEDKVRIPRNSPLPNCTYATRQAISLSLVEEGSERARPSPVPSSPASAQASPHREPSPLPPALHAPASSEEDLLASWQRAFVDRTPPPAAVAQRTAFGRDALPDLQRHFALSPTDRDEEVLAPSPPGESGLLLPMEADSGLLREEEELNLPISPEEECQSLLPSDRGAEEGSVSSQASGRAWALPSSSRPQRSPKRMGVHHLHRKDSLTQAQEQGNLLN, from the exons ATGACCAGTGCAGCCTCGGCTAAGAAACCATACCGTAAGGCACCACCTGAGCATCGGGAGTTGCGGCTGGAGGTTCCAGGATCCCGGCTGGAGCAGGAG GAGCCCCTGACTGATGCGGAGAGGATGAA gcttttGCAACAGGAGAATGAGGAGCTCCGCAGGCGCCTGGCCTCGGCCACCAGACGCACTGAGGCCCTGGAGCGCGAGCTGGAGATTGGGCAGGACTgcttggagctggagctgggtcAGAGCCGCGAGGAGCTGGACAAGTTTAAGGACAAGTTCCGCAG GCTTCAGAATAGCTACACGGCCTCTCAGAGGACCAACCAGGAGCTGGAGGACAAGCTGCACACGCTG GCCTCTCTTAGCCACAGCTGGATCTTTGCA ATTAAGAAGGCCGAGATGGATAGGAAGACACTGGACTGGGAGATCGTGGAGCTGACCAATAAGCTGCTAGACGCCAAGAACACCATCAACAAGCTGGAGGAGCTCAAT GAGCGGTACCGGCTGGACTGCAACCTGGCTGTGCAGCTCCTCAAGTGCAACAAGTCCCACTTCCGCAACCACAAGTTCGCTGAT CTACCCTGTGAGCTACAGGACATGGTTCGGAAACATCTGCACAGTGGTCAAGAAGCCGCCAGCCTGGGCCCCACTGCTAGCCTGGCACCGGGGGCTGTGGTACCCACGTCGGTCATTGCCCGAGTGTTAGAGAAGCCAGAGTCTCTCCTGCTCAATTCAGCCCAGTCGGGCAGTGCCGGGCGCCCCTTGGCCGAGGATGTCTTTGTGCACGTGGACATGAGTGGGGGTGGCTCGGGTGACTCAGCTGGTCCCccggccctgggcagccccattCCACAACCCAATGGAGAATGCCACTCTCTGGGCACTGCTGGGGCTTCCCCAGAGGAGGAGTTAGCCCTGCCAACCTTTGAGAAGCTGagcccctaccccaccccatctccaccACACCCGCTATATCCTGGCCGCAAGGTAATAGAGTTCTCTGAGGATAAGGTGCGAATCCCCCGCAACAGCCCCCTGCCCAACTGCACGTACGCTACCCGCCAGGCTATTTCCTTGAGCCTGGTGGAGGAGGGCAGTGAGCGGGCCCGCCCCAGCCCAGTGCCCAGCAGCCCTGCCTCGGCCCAGGCCTCGCCCCACCGTGaacccagccccctccccccagcactcCACGCCCCTGCCAGCTCTGAGGAGGACCTGCTAGCTAGCTGGCAGCGGGCATTCGTGGACCGCACTCCACCTCCAGCTGCCGTGGCCCAGCGCACAGCCTTTGGACGGGATGCACTCCCTGACCTGCAGCGCCACTTTGCTCTTAGCCCCACTGACAGAGACGAGGAGGTTTTGGCACCTTCCCCACCTGGTGAGAGTGGGCTTTTGCTGCCAATGGAAGCGGACTCTGGCCTTCTCAGGGAGGAAGAAGAGCTGAACCTGCCCATCAGCCCTGAGGAAGAATGCCAGAGTCTGCTGCCCAGTGACCGTGGCGCCGAGGAGGGCTCAGTCTCTTCTCAGGCTTCGGGCAGGGCCTGGGCACTCCCCAGCTCCAGCCGCCCCCAGCGCAGCCCCAAGAGGATGGGGGTGCACCACCTGCACCGCAAGGACAGCCTGacccaggcccaggagcagggcaACCTGCTCAACTAG
- the TJAP1 gene encoding tight junction-associated protein 1 isoform X2, producing the protein MQAEELSPPRMTSAASAKKPYRKAPPEHRELRLEVPGSRLEQEEPLTDAERMKLLQQENEELRRRLASATRRTEALERELEIGQDCLELELGQSREELDKFKDKFRRLQNSYTASQRTNQELEDKLHTLIKKAEMDRKTLDWEIVELTNKLLDAKNTINKLEELNERYRLDCNLAVQLLKCNKSHFRNHKFADLPCELQDMVRKHLHSGQEAASLGPTASLAPGAVVPTSVIARVLEKPESLLLNSAQSGSAGRPLAEDVFVHVDMSGGGSGDSAGPPALGSPIPQPNGECHSLGTAGASPEEELALPTFEKLSPYPTPSPPHPLYPGRKVIEFSEDKVRIPRNSPLPNCTYATRQAISLSLVEEGSERARPSPVPSSPASAQASPHREPSPLPPALHAPASSEEDLLASWQRAFVDRTPPPAAVAQRTAFGRDALPDLQRHFALSPTDRDEEVLAPSPPGESGLLLPMEADSGLLREEEELNLPISPEEECQSLLPSDRGAEEGSVSSQASGRAWALPSSSRPQRSPKRMGVHHLHRKDSLTQAQEQGNLLN; encoded by the exons CAGGCTGAGGAGCTCTCACCTCCCAGAATGACCAGTGCAGCCTCGGCTAAGAAACCATACCGTAAGGCACCACCTGAGCATCGGGAGTTGCGGCTGGAGGTTCCAGGATCCCGGCTGGAGCAGGAG GAGCCCCTGACTGATGCGGAGAGGATGAA gcttttGCAACAGGAGAATGAGGAGCTCCGCAGGCGCCTGGCCTCGGCCACCAGACGCACTGAGGCCCTGGAGCGCGAGCTGGAGATTGGGCAGGACTgcttggagctggagctgggtcAGAGCCGCGAGGAGCTGGACAAGTTTAAGGACAAGTTCCGCAG GCTTCAGAATAGCTACACGGCCTCTCAGAGGACCAACCAGGAGCTGGAGGACAAGCTGCACACGCTG ATTAAGAAGGCCGAGATGGATAGGAAGACACTGGACTGGGAGATCGTGGAGCTGACCAATAAGCTGCTAGACGCCAAGAACACCATCAACAAGCTGGAGGAGCTCAAT GAGCGGTACCGGCTGGACTGCAACCTGGCTGTGCAGCTCCTCAAGTGCAACAAGTCCCACTTCCGCAACCACAAGTTCGCTGAT CTACCCTGTGAGCTACAGGACATGGTTCGGAAACATCTGCACAGTGGTCAAGAAGCCGCCAGCCTGGGCCCCACTGCTAGCCTGGCACCGGGGGCTGTGGTACCCACGTCGGTCATTGCCCGAGTGTTAGAGAAGCCAGAGTCTCTCCTGCTCAATTCAGCCCAGTCGGGCAGTGCCGGGCGCCCCTTGGCCGAGGATGTCTTTGTGCACGTGGACATGAGTGGGGGTGGCTCGGGTGACTCAGCTGGTCCCccggccctgggcagccccattCCACAACCCAATGGAGAATGCCACTCTCTGGGCACTGCTGGGGCTTCCCCAGAGGAGGAGTTAGCCCTGCCAACCTTTGAGAAGCTGagcccctaccccaccccatctccaccACACCCGCTATATCCTGGCCGCAAGGTAATAGAGTTCTCTGAGGATAAGGTGCGAATCCCCCGCAACAGCCCCCTGCCCAACTGCACGTACGCTACCCGCCAGGCTATTTCCTTGAGCCTGGTGGAGGAGGGCAGTGAGCGGGCCCGCCCCAGCCCAGTGCCCAGCAGCCCTGCCTCGGCCCAGGCCTCGCCCCACCGTGaacccagccccctccccccagcactcCACGCCCCTGCCAGCTCTGAGGAGGACCTGCTAGCTAGCTGGCAGCGGGCATTCGTGGACCGCACTCCACCTCCAGCTGCCGTGGCCCAGCGCACAGCCTTTGGACGGGATGCACTCCCTGACCTGCAGCGCCACTTTGCTCTTAGCCCCACTGACAGAGACGAGGAGGTTTTGGCACCTTCCCCACCTGGTGAGAGTGGGCTTTTGCTGCCAATGGAAGCGGACTCTGGCCTTCTCAGGGAGGAAGAAGAGCTGAACCTGCCCATCAGCCCTGAGGAAGAATGCCAGAGTCTGCTGCCCAGTGACCGTGGCGCCGAGGAGGGCTCAGTCTCTTCTCAGGCTTCGGGCAGGGCCTGGGCACTCCCCAGCTCCAGCCGCCCCCAGCGCAGCCCCAAGAGGATGGGGGTGCACCACCTGCACCGCAAGGACAGCCTGacccaggcccaggagcagggcaACCTGCTCAACTAG